One genomic region from Streptomyces venezuelae encodes:
- a CDS encoding DUF5994 family protein, whose amino-acid sequence MTTTFAPTLSARLSLTPKTTLAGLLDGAWWPRSHDLAVELPPLVDALEEHFGRITRVAVNPTHWPVVPHKVPATGHVVHVGWFTEQDPDKMILLSYTVGRCDLLVIPPETEPSAAARLMTAAAIPGSVLAAGALMSDEAATGRRMRDARSGTDAWETDGGAAPAHLRHPVVGARMIPVPGIPRR is encoded by the coding sequence ATGACCACCACGTTCGCACCCACGCTTTCGGCACGCCTGTCACTGACACCGAAGACCACACTCGCCGGCCTCTTGGACGGCGCCTGGTGGCCTCGTTCGCATGACCTGGCCGTCGAACTTCCGCCTCTGGTCGACGCGCTGGAGGAGCACTTCGGACGCATCACGCGCGTCGCGGTGAACCCCACCCACTGGCCCGTCGTCCCGCACAAGGTTCCCGCCACCGGGCACGTGGTGCACGTCGGCTGGTTCACCGAACAGGATCCCGACAAGATGATCCTGCTCTCCTACACCGTCGGCCGCTGCGACCTCCTGGTGATCCCGCCGGAGACCGAACCCTCCGCAGCCGCCCGCCTCATGACCGCCGCTGCCATCCCCGGCAGCGTCCTGGCCGCCGGGGCCCTGATGTCCGACGAGGCCGCGACCGGCCGCCGGATGCGGGACGCCCGAAGCGGCACGGACGCCTGGGAGACCGACGGCGGGGCCGCCCCGGCACACCTGCGACACCCGGTCGTCGGCGCGCGGATGATTCCCGTGCCGGGAATCCCGCGGAGGTGA
- a CDS encoding PRC-barrel domain-containing protein, with protein MIQMADIREWRTHDVVDARGHRIGELEAIYVDTSTDEPAMATIRVGLPTRHRLVFVPLEGATVGPGYVKVVHDKALVRQGPSIGTDDVLPAEDEEAVFRHYDLPYEPGANGERQLARR; from the coding sequence ATGATCCAGATGGCGGACATCCGTGAGTGGCGGACCCACGACGTGGTGGACGCGCGGGGCCACAGGATCGGAGAGCTGGAGGCGATCTACGTCGACACCAGCACCGACGAGCCGGCCATGGCCACGATCCGGGTCGGCCTGCCCACCCGGCACCGTCTGGTGTTCGTCCCCCTGGAAGGGGCGACGGTGGGGCCGGGCTATGTGAAGGTCGTCCACGACAAGGCGCTGGTGAGGCAAGGCCCTTCGATCGGCACCGACGACGTCCTTCCCGCCGAGGACGAGGAAGCGGTCTTCCGGCACTACGACCTTCCCTACGAGCCCGGGGCGAACGGTGAACGGCAGCTGGCCCGCCGCTGA
- a CDS encoding PP2C family protein-serine/threonine phosphatase: MTVRPAGDPDRSESFGEGLLGGLLDRAHELPPHLVGAVLADTVARLGGRDPQILLQDYGQQRLVPLPGEGLAGGEPQAIDSSDAGRCFLTSRPVELVLPDGVRVLLPLLDGGDQAGVLAVTLDAVDDDDRRLLRRIAGLIADMMQTKNGHTDLFFRTRRSEPMSVAAEIQWSLLPPLSMVMPRVAVAGVLEPAYAVAGDSFDYALNGDVLHLAMIDAMGHGLDAATMATVAIGAYRHARRISIELSEIYLFMDRAIAEQFDLDHFVTAQMMRLDTDTGHLQWVNAGHPAPMLIRGHRVVRRLDSPTTLPVGFGGAQPQISTAALEPGDRILCFTDGLIEEHESGQEQFGEEQLIDWVNQLEQADHGIRAVARDLSHTLKRARGETTSDDATLVLFEWRG; this comes from the coding sequence ATGACAGTCCGACCGGCCGGGGATCCTGATCGCTCGGAGAGCTTCGGGGAGGGGCTGCTGGGCGGGCTCCTGGACCGGGCCCATGAGCTGCCGCCCCATCTGGTCGGGGCGGTCCTCGCCGACACCGTGGCACGGCTGGGGGGACGGGATCCGCAGATCCTGCTCCAGGACTACGGGCAACAGAGGCTGGTCCCCCTGCCTGGCGAAGGGCTGGCGGGCGGCGAACCGCAGGCCATCGACAGCTCCGACGCCGGCCGGTGCTTCCTCACCTCGCGCCCGGTCGAACTCGTCCTGCCCGACGGCGTACGGGTCCTGCTGCCCTTGCTGGACGGGGGCGACCAGGCGGGCGTTCTGGCAGTCACGCTGGACGCCGTCGACGACGACGACCGCCGCCTGCTGCGCAGGATCGCCGGGCTGATCGCCGACATGATGCAGACCAAGAACGGCCACACCGACCTCTTCTTCCGCACCCGTCGCAGCGAACCGATGAGCGTCGCCGCGGAGATCCAGTGGTCCCTGCTGCCCCCGCTGTCGATGGTGATGCCGCGCGTCGCGGTCGCCGGAGTCCTGGAGCCCGCCTACGCCGTGGCGGGGGACAGCTTCGACTACGCCTTGAACGGCGACGTCCTGCACCTCGCCATGATCGACGCCATGGGGCACGGCCTGGACGCGGCCACGATGGCCACGGTGGCCATCGGCGCGTACCGCCACGCCCGCCGGATCAGCATCGAACTGTCCGAGATCTACCTCTTCATGGACCGGGCCATCGCCGAACAGTTCGACCTGGACCACTTCGTGACCGCCCAGATGATGCGCCTGGACACGGACACGGGGCACCTCCAGTGGGTCAACGCGGGGCATCCCGCGCCGATGCTGATCCGCGGGCACCGAGTCGTACGCCGCCTGGACAGCCCCACGACCCTCCCCGTCGGCTTCGGAGGTGCCCAGCCGCAGATCAGCACGGCGGCGCTGGAGCCGGGCGATCGCATCCTCTGCTTCACCGACGGGCTGATCGAAGAACACGAAAGCGGACAGGAGCAGTTCGGCGAGGAGCAGCTGATCGACTGGGTGAACCAGCTGGAGCAGGCTGACCACGGGATCCGCGCGGTGGCCCGGGACCTGTCCCACACCCTCAAGCGGGCACGCGGCGAAACCACCTCGGACGACGCGACGCTCGTCCTGTTCGAGTGGCGCGGATGA
- the trhA gene encoding PAQR family membrane homeostasis protein TrhA, with amino-acid sequence MVERAADLVEPVKPKLRGWLHAGMVPASLAAGIVLICLAGTPQAVLACTVYSVTAWLLFGTSAVYHLGTWGSLGEAVLRRLDHANIFLIIAGTCTPLAVLLLSPDQWSILLWIVWTGALVGIAFRVLWVGAPRWLYTPCYLALGWAPVRYLPDFLHNGGAAVVSLIVTGGLLYSAGAVVYALQRPNPSPRWFGFHEVFHALTVAAFTAHYIAISFTVY; translated from the coding sequence GTGGTCGAGCGGGCGGCCGATCTGGTGGAACCCGTCAAGCCGAAACTACGCGGCTGGCTTCACGCCGGCATGGTCCCCGCATCGCTGGCAGCGGGCATCGTCCTCATCTGCCTGGCGGGGACGCCCCAGGCCGTGCTGGCCTGCACCGTGTACTCCGTGACGGCCTGGCTGCTGTTCGGGACGAGCGCCGTCTACCACCTCGGCACCTGGGGATCACTCGGTGAGGCGGTTCTGCGCCGCCTCGACCACGCCAACATCTTCCTGATCATCGCCGGCACGTGCACCCCGCTCGCCGTACTCCTGCTCTCCCCGGACCAGTGGTCCATCCTGCTGTGGATCGTGTGGACGGGCGCGCTGGTCGGCATCGCCTTCCGTGTCCTGTGGGTCGGAGCTCCCCGCTGGCTGTACACCCCCTGCTACCTGGCCCTGGGCTGGGCGCCCGTGCGATACCTGCCCGACTTCCTTCACAACGGCGGGGCGGCCGTAGTCTCCTTGATCGTGACCGGCGGGCTTCTCTACAGCGCGGGCGCGGTCGTCTACGCCCTCCAGCGCCCCAACCCCTCACCCCGCTGGTTCGGCTTCCACGAGGTCTTCCACGCACTGACAGTGGCAGCCTTCACCGCGCATTACATCGCCATCTCCTTCACCGTCTACTGA
- a CDS encoding helix-turn-helix domain-containing protein: MTADDSFGRLDDDDYPAYTMGRAAEMIGTTQGFLRALGEARLITPLRSEGGHRRYSRYQLRIAARARELVDQGTPIEAACRIIILEDQLEEAQRINAEYRRAAESSPPPPSA, translated from the coding sequence ATGACAGCAGACGACTCGTTCGGCCGTCTCGACGACGACGATTACCCCGCCTACACGATGGGCCGGGCCGCCGAGATGATCGGCACCACCCAGGGCTTCCTCCGCGCCCTCGGAGAGGCCCGCCTGATCACCCCGCTCCGCTCCGAGGGCGGCCACCGCCGGTACTCCCGCTACCAGCTGCGCATCGCCGCCCGCGCCCGGGAGCTGGTCGACCAGGGCACGCCCATCGAGGCCGCCTGCCGCATCATCATCCTCGAAGACCAGCTCGAGGAAGCCCAGCGCATCAACGCCGAGTACCGCCGCGCCGCCGAGTCGTCCCCGCCGCCGCCCTCGGCCTGA
- a CDS encoding CBS domain-containing protein, with translation MTLVQMQPRSANTKSVHRTVGDATEAAGPQVCDDMTVEVALAVMAGARAGHLLVCDEEGMCTGLVTQAQLTAIRDSAAYTDRVRLRDLLGDRGPAASPVTTMAEAEHAMRYRRLDAPPGVDDQGSALGVLALAH, from the coding sequence TTGACGCTGGTCCAGATGCAGCCCCGCTCGGCGAACACCAAGTCTGTGCACCGGACGGTGGGCGACGCGACGGAGGCGGCCGGTCCGCAGGTCTGTGACGACATGACGGTCGAGGTGGCCCTGGCCGTCATGGCCGGCGCCCGCGCGGGCCATCTGCTCGTCTGCGACGAGGAGGGCATGTGCACCGGGCTGGTCACGCAGGCCCAGCTCACCGCCATCCGCGACAGCGCGGCGTACACCGACCGGGTCCGTCTCCGCGACCTGCTGGGGGACCGCGGGCCGGCCGCCTCACCCGTGACCACGATGGCCGAAGCCGAACACGCCATGCGCTACCGCCGGCTCGATGCCCCGCCGGGCGTCGATGACCAGGGCAGTGCTCTGGGCGTCCTCGCCCTTGCCCACTGA
- a CDS encoding DEAD/DEAH box helicase, which yields MNRTRTNDRSSRTRSRTGGPAFGTATGSERGSRLGSSAPSRSGGPSRSGRYGRRPAAIQGEFALPKTITPALPAVEAFADLDMPAELLAALGAQGVTVPFPIQGATLPNTLAGRDVLGRGRTGSGKTLAFGLALLARTAGLRAEPRQPLALVLVPTRELAQQVTDALTPYARAVRLRLTTVVGGVSIGKQAGALRGGVEVVVATPGRLKDLIDRGECRLNQVAITVLDEADQMADMGFMPQVTALLDQVRPEGQRMLFSATLDRNVDLLVRRYLTDPVVHSVDPSAGAVTTMEHHVLHVHGADKHRTTTEIAARDGRVMMFLDTKHAVDRLTQDLLNTGVRAAALHGGKSQPQRTRTLAQFKTGHVTVLVATNVAARGIHVDNLDLVVNVDPPTDPKDYLHRGGRTARAGESGSVVTLVTPNQRRDMTRLMQAAGITPQTAQVRSGEEALNRITGAQAPSGIPVVITAPVVERAKRSAASRGRRRPASTVRRGSVRQSAFDAAA from the coding sequence ATGAACCGCACACGCACGAACGACCGTTCCTCTCGCACCCGCAGCCGCACCGGCGGCCCCGCTTTCGGCACTGCCACCGGTTCGGAGCGGGGCAGCCGCCTCGGCTCGTCGGCCCCGAGCCGTTCCGGAGGTCCGAGCCGCTCCGGACGCTACGGCCGCCGGCCCGCCGCGATCCAAGGCGAGTTCGCCCTGCCGAAGACGATCACTCCCGCTCTGCCCGCCGTCGAGGCTTTCGCCGATCTCGACATGCCGGCCGAGCTGCTGGCGGCCCTCGGCGCGCAGGGCGTGACCGTGCCCTTCCCCATCCAGGGCGCCACCCTGCCCAACACCCTCGCGGGCCGCGACGTGCTCGGCCGCGGGCGCACCGGCTCCGGCAAGACCCTGGCCTTCGGCCTCGCGCTGCTGGCCCGTACCGCCGGACTGCGCGCGGAGCCGCGCCAGCCGCTGGCGCTGGTCCTCGTCCCCACCCGCGAGCTGGCCCAGCAGGTGACCGACGCCCTCACCCCGTACGCCCGCGCCGTGAGGCTGCGCCTGACCACGGTCGTCGGCGGCGTGTCGATCGGCAAGCAGGCCGGAGCGCTGCGCGGAGGCGTGGAGGTGGTCGTGGCCACGCCCGGCCGGCTGAAGGACCTCATCGACCGTGGTGAATGCCGGCTGAACCAGGTCGCGATCACCGTCCTCGACGAAGCCGACCAGATGGCCGACATGGGCTTCATGCCTCAGGTCACCGCCCTCCTGGACCAGGTGCGTCCCGAGGGGCAGCGGATGCTGTTCTCGGCCACCCTGGACCGCAATGTCGACCTGCTGGTACGCCGCTACCTGACCGACCCCGTCGTGCATTCGGTGGACCCCTCGGCCGGTGCGGTGACGACGATGGAGCACCACGTGCTGCACGTCCACGGCGCCGACAAGCACCGGACGACGACGGAGATCGCGGCGCGCGACGGCCGGGTGATGATGTTCCTGGACACCAAGCACGCCGTGGACCGGCTGACCCAGGACCTGCTGAACACCGGTGTACGGGCCGCCGCCCTGCACGGCGGGAAGTCGCAGCCGCAGCGCACCCGCACCCTTGCCCAGTTCAAGACCGGCCACGTGACCGTCCTGGTCGCGACGAACGTGGCGGCGCGCGGCATCCACGTCGACAACCTCGACCTCGTCGTCAACGTCGACCCGCCCACCGACCCCAAGGACTACCTCCACCGCGGCGGCCGCACCGCCCGCGCGGGCGAGTCCGGCAGCGTCGTCACCCTCGTCACCCCGAACCAGCGCCGCGACATGACCCGCCTCATGCAGGCCGCCGGCATCACCCCGCAGACCGCCCAGGTCCGCTCGGGTGAAGAGGCCCTGAACCGGATCACCGGCGCCCAGGCCCCCTCCGGCATCCCCGTCGTCATCACCGCACCGGTCGTCGAACGCGCCAAGCGCAGCGCGGCCTCCCGGGGGAGGCGCCGGCCTGCTTCGACCGTCCGGCGCGGGAGCGTGCGGCAGTCCGCCTTCGATGCGGCGGCCTGA
- a CDS encoding cold-shock protein — protein MASGTVKWFNAAKGFGFIEQDSGGDDVFAHFSNIAAQGFRELLEGQKVTFDIAQGQKGPTAENIVPA, from the coding sequence ATGGCATCTGGCACCGTGAAGTGGTTCAACGCGGCAAAGGGTTTCGGCTTCATCGAGCAGGACAGTGGCGGCGACGACGTCTTCGCCCACTTCTCCAACATCGCCGCCCAGGGCTTCCGCGAGCTGCTGGAAGGCCAGAAGGTCACCTTCGACATCGCGCAGGGCCAGAAGGGCCCGACGGCCGAGAACATCGTTCCCGCCTGA
- the dcd gene encoding dCTP deaminase — MLLSDKDIRAEIDAGRVRIDPYDESMVQPSSIDVRLDRFFRVFENHRYPHIDPAIEQLDLTREVEPEGDEAFILHPGEFVLASTYEVITLPDDIASRLEGKSSLGRLGLVTHSTAGFIDPGFSGHVTLELSNLATLPIKLWPGMKIGQLCMFRLSTPAEFPYGSERYGSRYQGQRGPTASRSFMNFHRTQV; from the coding sequence GTGCTTCTCTCAGACAAGGACATCCGGGCCGAGATCGATGCCGGACGGGTGCGCATCGACCCGTACGACGAATCCATGGTGCAGCCCTCGAGCATCGACGTGAGGCTTGACCGCTTCTTCCGGGTGTTCGAGAACCACCGTTACCCCCACATCGACCCCGCCATCGAGCAGCTCGACCTGACGCGCGAGGTCGAGCCGGAGGGCGACGAGGCGTTCATCCTGCACCCGGGCGAGTTCGTGCTCGCCTCGACCTACGAGGTCATCACCCTGCCGGACGACATCGCGTCGCGCCTGGAGGGGAAGAGCTCTCTGGGGCGGCTGGGGCTCGTCACGCACTCGACCGCCGGGTTCATCGACCCCGGTTTCTCGGGGCACGTGACCCTGGAGCTGTCGAACCTCGCCACCCTGCCGATCAAGCTGTGGCCGGGCATGAAGATCGGCCAGCTGTGCATGTTCCGGCTGAGCACGCCCGCCGAGTTCCCGTACGGGAGCGAGCGGTACGGCTCGCGGTATCAGGGGCAGCGGGGGCCGACGGCCTCCCGCTCGTTCATGAACTTCCATCGGACCCAGGTGTGA
- a CDS encoding phosphoribosyltransferase — MSEVRENLTYEGFGKAVRELAQTIADDGYEPDVVLSIARGGVFVAGGLAYALDCKNIHLVNVEFYTGVGTTLEMPVMLAPVPDAIDFSDKKVLITDDVADTGKTLKLVHDFCVDHVAEVRSAVIYEKSHSLVKCEYVWKKTDEWINFPWSVEPPVVKREGQVLDA; from the coding sequence ATGAGTGAAGTACGCGAGAACCTGACGTACGAGGGCTTCGGCAAGGCCGTCCGCGAGCTGGCGCAGACCATCGCCGACGACGGCTACGAGCCGGACGTCGTCCTCTCCATCGCCCGCGGCGGCGTCTTCGTCGCCGGCGGTCTGGCCTACGCCCTGGACTGCAAGAACATCCACCTCGTGAACGTGGAGTTCTACACCGGCGTCGGGACCACCCTGGAGATGCCGGTCATGCTGGCGCCCGTGCCCGACGCGATCGACTTCTCCGACAAGAAGGTCCTGATCACGGACGACGTCGCCGACACCGGCAAGACGCTCAAGCTCGTCCACGACTTCTGCGTCGACCACGTCGCCGAGGTCCGCTCGGCCGTCATCTACGAGAAGTCGCACTCGCTCGTGAAGTGCGAGTACGTGTGGAAGAAGACCGACGAGTGGATCAACTTCCCCTGGTCGGTCGAGCCGCCCGTCGTGAAGCGCGAGGGCCAGGTCCTCGACGCCTGA
- a CDS encoding GH25 family lysozyme, translating to MTRTVAGAEQWARQHTTDGGAAGFDNGYNWSDMCQSLMFRACDLSSSRGTAYDAWEASGEGHPDWSAAPRGAFHWWANAVRLTPGHVALDLDGGGTRCLMATGHLSGGEDFAPGGYRIGTQSVARYNSLAGLVYLGWTLDNVGARMADVGTPGPGGATYPLTTADQKVLQTLAQRGGYTGPVDGAIGVNGWKGVQTAVRGYGYTGPIDGVPGPATYKAVQALARDGGYTGPIDGVLGPNTILGVSGWLSAHPPTTPPAPGPAPTPSPTDAVYGIDVGTSQANLDFLAARSAGFRFCVVKSGGSNDGTHQPYTSPHYVRQVDEARAAGFLVGHYWMTGWGAAATDAEYFLAHLRGYRPGEPLMVDVEGVDQSPVWTDAQTAQFIDIVKARLGTTPFLYTYSSLLQSRSWPLTRATGAKLWIADYGAPAGSPRIGTAYPDWAIHQFSDTGSVKGVAVDLNQAKPDAFGTAVLPPPGANPVPDPAPDIPLADGVTLQRIAQLGGYTGPLDGVLGPNSWKGVQTLLTQLGLYGGPIDGAPGVNTYKGLQQLAQRGGYTGPVDGIMGPNTYAGLRGYLAQAGGTGSVTIATADAKTLQQLAQRGGYTGPVDGVLGTNSWKGVQTVLRGHGYTGPLDGAPGTATYKGLQTLATAGGYTGPIDGVMGTNSWKGVQTVLRRFGYTGPIDGAPGTATYAAMQRMAALGGYSGPADGVLGPYSWAGIQACLRGWGYSGLIDGAPGTATYVSLQRLAQTGGYTGPLDGVPGPNTYKALNNLVT from the coding sequence ATGACGAGAACGGTCGCCGGGGCGGAACAGTGGGCCCGCCAGCACACGACCGACGGTGGTGCCGCCGGCTTCGACAACGGCTACAACTGGTCCGACATGTGCCAGTCCCTGATGTTCCGGGCCTGCGATCTGAGCAGCTCGCGGGGGACGGCGTACGACGCGTGGGAGGCCTCGGGCGAGGGGCACCCGGACTGGTCGGCGGCGCCCCGCGGGGCCTTCCACTGGTGGGCCAACGCGGTCCGGCTCACACCCGGCCACGTGGCCCTGGACCTCGACGGCGGCGGCACCCGCTGCCTGATGGCCACGGGCCATCTGTCGGGCGGCGAGGACTTCGCCCCCGGCGGCTACCGCATCGGCACCCAGTCCGTCGCGCGGTACAACTCCCTCGCCGGTCTCGTCTACCTGGGCTGGACGCTGGACAACGTCGGTGCGCGGATGGCCGACGTGGGCACCCCGGGCCCCGGCGGCGCCACGTACCCCCTGACCACGGCCGACCAGAAGGTCCTGCAGACACTCGCGCAGCGCGGCGGCTACACGGGCCCCGTCGACGGCGCGATCGGCGTCAACGGCTGGAAGGGCGTGCAGACCGCCGTCCGCGGCTACGGCTACACGGGCCCGATCGACGGTGTACCCGGCCCCGCCACGTACAAGGCCGTGCAGGCCCTCGCCAGGGACGGCGGCTACACCGGACCGATCGACGGCGTCCTCGGCCCGAACACGATCCTCGGCGTCTCGGGCTGGCTGTCCGCCCACCCGCCGACCACGCCACCGGCCCCCGGCCCGGCGCCCACGCCGTCGCCGACGGACGCGGTGTACGGAATCGACGTCGGCACCAGCCAGGCGAACCTGGACTTCCTGGCCGCGCGCAGCGCCGGATTCCGCTTCTGCGTGGTGAAGTCGGGCGGCTCCAACGACGGCACCCACCAGCCCTACACCTCGCCGCACTACGTCCGGCAGGTCGACGAGGCGCGGGCTGCCGGGTTCCTGGTCGGCCACTACTGGATGACCGGCTGGGGAGCGGCGGCCACCGACGCCGAGTACTTCCTCGCCCATCTGCGCGGCTACCGCCCCGGCGAGCCGCTGATGGTCGACGTCGAGGGCGTCGACCAGAGCCCGGTGTGGACGGACGCGCAGACGGCGCAGTTCATCGACATCGTGAAGGCCCGCCTGGGCACGACCCCGTTCCTCTACACGTACTCCTCGCTGCTCCAGTCCCGGTCCTGGCCGCTGACGCGGGCGACGGGAGCGAAGCTCTGGATCGCGGACTACGGCGCCCCGGCGGGCAGCCCGCGGATCGGCACCGCGTATCCGGACTGGGCGATCCACCAGTTCAGTGACACGGGCTCCGTCAAGGGCGTCGCCGTCGACCTGAACCAGGCGAAGCCGGACGCCTTCGGGACGGCGGTCCTGCCGCCCCCGGGCGCGAACCCGGTCCCCGACCCGGCGCCGGACATCCCGCTCGCCGACGGGGTGACCCTCCAGCGGATCGCGCAGCTCGGCGGGTACACGGGTCCTCTCGACGGCGTCCTCGGCCCGAACAGCTGGAAGGGCGTCCAGACCCTGCTCACCCAGCTGGGGCTCTACGGCGGCCCGATCGACGGCGCGCCCGGAGTGAACACGTACAAGGGCCTCCAGCAGCTGGCCCAGCGCGGCGGCTACACGGGCCCCGTCGACGGGATCATGGGCCCGAACACGTACGCCGGGCTGCGCGGTTATCTCGCGCAGGCGGGCGGCACCGGGAGCGTGACGATCGCGACGGCGGACGCCAAGACGCTCCAGCAGCTGGCCCAGCGGGGCGGCTACACGGGCCCGGTCGACGGCGTCCTCGGCACGAACAGCTGGAAGGGCGTCCAGACGGTCCTGCGCGGCCACGGCTACACCGGCCCGCTCGACGGCGCCCCGGGCACGGCGACGTACAAGGGGCTGCAGACCCTGGCGACGGCGGGCGGCTACACGGGCCCGATCGACGGCGTCATGGGAACGAACTCGTGGAAGGGCGTCCAGACGGTCCTGCGCCGCTTCGGCTACACGGGCCCGATCGACGGCGCCCCCGGCACGGCGACGTACGCGGCGATGCAGCGGATGGCCGCGCTCGGCGGCTACTCGGGCCCGGCCGACGGGGTGCTCGGCCCGTACAGCTGGGCCGGGATCCAGGCGTGCCTGCGCGGCTGGGGCTACTCGGGCCTGATCGACGGCGCTCCGGGCACGGCGACGTACGTGTCACTCCAGCGCCTGGCCCAGACGGGCGGCTACACGGGCCCGCTGGACGGGGTCCCGGGCCCGAACACGTACAAGGCCCTGAACAACCTGGTCACCTGA
- a CDS encoding peptidoglycan DD-metalloendopeptidase family protein has translation MTENEARQHRCGGGQDAPHVPAGVSRRTLLRGAVVGGGALAAGGLVLPTSAYAVPALYNPFAAYAVTGPWDPPNHNGIDYGMAVGTSLPACGAGTIENIPYNGTGGHTVTIHHADGYRSQYMHLSRFLLANGANVSSGTVVGLSGGAAGADGAGNSTGPHLHWHVINASGVRVNPLSVVGGGTPPVQGEGLTLQKIAGAGGYTGALDGVPGTNTWLGVQRVVTGYGYTGPIDGAPGNGTYSALQRLAQKGGYGGPIDGVMGTNSWKGVQTVCRRFGYTGPIDGAPGTNTYAAMQRIAKLGGYTGPADGVLGANSWKGLQRLFTGFGYTGPLDGAPGTNTYKGLQRMAQLGGYTGPVDGVPGTNTWAALAKLV, from the coding sequence TTGACCGAGAACGAGGCACGGCAGCACCGTTGTGGCGGCGGCCAGGACGCCCCTCACGTCCCGGCGGGCGTCAGCCGTCGCACGCTGCTGCGCGGCGCCGTGGTGGGAGGCGGCGCGCTGGCCGCCGGTGGGCTCGTCCTGCCCACGAGCGCGTACGCCGTCCCCGCGCTCTACAACCCGTTCGCCGCGTACGCCGTCACCGGACCGTGGGACCCGCCGAACCACAACGGCATCGACTACGGCATGGCCGTGGGGACTTCGCTCCCGGCCTGCGGTGCCGGAACGATCGAGAACATCCCCTACAACGGCACCGGCGGCCACACCGTCACCATCCACCACGCCGACGGGTATCGCAGCCAGTACATGCACCTGTCGAGGTTCCTGCTGGCCAACGGCGCGAACGTGTCCTCCGGGACGGTCGTCGGGCTCTCCGGCGGAGCGGCGGGCGCCGACGGCGCGGGCAACTCGACCGGCCCGCACCTGCACTGGCACGTCATCAACGCGAGCGGCGTCCGGGTCAACCCGCTCTCCGTCGTCGGCGGCGGCACGCCCCCCGTCCAGGGCGAGGGACTGACGCTCCAGAAGATCGCCGGCGCCGGCGGCTACACCGGGGCCCTCGACGGCGTGCCGGGCACGAACACCTGGCTCGGCGTGCAGAGGGTCGTCACCGGCTACGGCTACACGGGCCCGATCGACGGCGCCCCCGGCAACGGCACGTACTCGGCACTCCAGCGGCTGGCCCAGAAGGGCGGCTACGGCGGTCCGATCGACGGAGTGATGGGCACCAACTCCTGGAAGGGCGTGCAGACCGTCTGCCGTCGCTTCGGCTACACGGGCCCGATCGACGGCGCCCCGGGAACGAACACCTACGCGGCGATGCAGCGGATCGCCAAGCTCGGCGGCTACACCGGCCCGGCCGACGGCGTCCTCGGCGCCAACTCGTGGAAGGGCCTGCAGCGCCTCTTCACCGGCTTCGGCTACACCGGCCCGCTCGACGGAGCGCCCGGCACGAACACGTACAAGGGGCTCCAGCGCATGGCCCAGCTCGGCGGCTACACGGGCCCGGTCGACGGCGTCCCGGGTACCAACACCTGGGCGGCGCTCGCCAAGCTCGTCTGA